In Bacteroidota bacterium, a genomic segment contains:
- a CDS encoding DUF4249 domain-containing protein, whose protein sequence is MKNYIIIFLIFPTVFSSCQKDATNVKLPPAKILLVVQSFISPQEALVKVYVSKSTPIFGYKQQANYNTIKDATVEITNNNIVYKVLYSIQEDAYTIDSTLLKIIAGETYNLKVTHGTEMVTASCVVPYTLPFDLSLDKIELKAEIDQHTKDTMSTYYRLATSFTDLKSPSDYYRLFISSESKIWEYVYDNQGNIIDSNLNGRNNYAYFENDEHEFVTDAEYDNKKVIQNSTIFLAEGKGERIQRTSITFGIMHTDINYYKYHTSAIAHMNNQDNPFAEPSLVFTNIQGGLGIFAAYNYRYWVKNL, encoded by the coding sequence ATGAAAAACTATATAATTATATTTTTAATTTTTCCTACAGTATTTAGTTCCTGCCAAAAGGATGCAACGAATGTGAAATTGCCCCCAGCTAAAATTCTGTTAGTAGTGCAGTCATTTATATCGCCACAAGAGGCACTGGTTAAAGTGTATGTAAGCAAATCAACACCTATATTTGGTTATAAACAACAGGCAAATTATAATACAATTAAGGATGCTACCGTTGAAATTACCAACAACAATATAGTATATAAAGTATTGTATAGTATCCAAGAAGATGCATATACTATTGATTCGACGCTGTTAAAAATCATTGCTGGCGAAACCTATAATTTGAAGGTAACACATGGCACTGAAATGGTTACAGCCAGTTGTGTTGTTCCATACACATTACCATTTGATTTGAGTTTGGATAAAATTGAGTTGAAAGCAGAAATTGATCAGCATACCAAAGATACAATGAGTACTTATTATCGCTTAGCAACCTCGTTTACAGATTTAAAAAGCCCATCCGACTACTATCGTTTATTTATTAGTAGTGAATCTAAAATATGGGAATATGTTTACGATAATCAAGGTAATATTATAGACTCTAATTTAAATGGCCGTAATAATTATGCATATTTCGAAAACGATGAACATGAATTTGTTACAGATGCAGAATATGACAATAAGAAGGTAATACAAAATTCAACTATATTCCTTGCAGAAGGAAAAGGGGAGCGTATACAACGAACTAGTATAACTTTTGGTATAATGCATACTGATATAAACTATTATAAATACCATACGTCTGCTATAGCTCACATGAATAACCAAGACAACCCTTTTGCAGAACCTTCCTTAGTGTTTACCAATATTCAAGGCGGGCTCGGTATATTTGCAGCTTATAACTACAGATACTGGGTGAAAAATTTATAA